A stretch of DNA from Shewanella sediminis HAW-EB3:
ACCGGCGAGCCCAGATGAGCGAGACGGTTTGCCTCATCCAGAGAGAGACTCTTCAGCAATTTAGCATCGTTGATCTTATTGGGGTCGGCATTGAATACCCCTTCGACATCGGTCCAGATGGTCACCCGCTCGATGGCGGCCAGACTGGCGATCAGGGTGGCGCTATAATCGGACCCATTACGTCCCAGCAACAGAGTTTCTCCTCGACTGTTGGCACAGATGAAACCCGTGATAATTAATCTTTCATTGGGATGGTCATTAAGTACTTGCCGAACTCGCTGACGGGACTCGACCAGCATTATCTGCGGCACGCCACCTTCGTCGGCCAATAACAAGGTTCTGGCATCGACATCGCTCGCAGCAACACCAGACTCCCTGAGCAAGGCCGCCAACAGGCGCGCGGACCAGCGCTCACCGAAGCTCACCACTTCGCTGCGTTCGTATTCCTTCAGTTCATCCTGTGAAAACAGACTGATAAGCTGGTACTTATCGATCGACAAACGTTCTCTTAAACTTGTGGCCTGTTCATTAGAAAGCAGCTGCTCGATCAGGTTTTGTTGAAAGCTAATCAACACCTGCAGCTCTTCTTGCCAGAGCTGAGCCGTATCTTTTAACTCTAATAATTTATAAAGAAAGTTGGTGCTCTTACCCGCGGCGGAGACTACGACAAGATCGTCGCTATTGCCGTGAGTGAGAAGGATATGAGCCACACGGCGGTAACAGTCAGCGTCCGCCAGACTGGAACCACCAAATTTATGCAAATGACAACGTGCCATTTCAAACTCCTATTAACAAGCTAATGCCGCTGCAAGTCCTGCCTGTATATCAGCAACTAAATCATCTGCATCTTCAATACCTACAGAAAGACGGATAAGGGTATCTTTCACCCCAGCTTCGGCTCGAGCCTCAGGCTCCATTGCTCTATGGGTCATTGTCGCAGGAACCGCGACTAAACTCTCTACGCCACCTAAACTTTCTGCGACGGAGAACACGCTAAGTTGCTCGAGGAAGGCCACTAACTCGGCTTCTCCCCCCTTAAGCTCGAAACTTAACATTGCGCCGAAGCCTTTTTGTTGTTTCGCGGCGATCTCATGACCGGGGTGATCCTTAAGGCCCGGATAATAAACTTTATCGACGACACTACTCGCTGTCAGCGTATCCAGTACTCTTTGGGCGTTCGCCTGATGCTCTCGAATACGTACGGCAAGGGTACGAATACCACGTAACGTCAGATAGCTATCGAACGCCGAGCCGGTCAGGCCTAAGGTATTTGACCACCAGTGCAATAACTCCCCTAACTCCTCGTCTTTAGCTACCACGGCGCCGCCAACCACATCACTGTGTCCATTTATATATTTGGTCGTAGAGTGGATAACGATATCCGCACCGAGCAGCAGAGGTTGCTGCAAGATAGGCGAAAGGAACGTGTTGTCTACCACTACGAGAGCATCGACTGCATGACTCGCCTTCGCGATAGCCTCGATATCGACCACGCGCAGCAGTGGGTTTGAGGGTGTCTCGAGCCAAACCATCTTAGGGTTTTGCGCTATAGCATCTTGTAGGGCTAACTCATCGGTCTGATCGACAACAGCCAACTTAAACTGGCCCTTCTTCGCTAAGTTGGTAAACAAGCGGTAGCTACCGCCATAGCAGTCATGGGGAACCACTAACAGATCATCGGGGCCCAACAGACTCGTCACCAGAGTAATTGCCGCCATCCCGGTACAGGTCACGACACCCGTTGCTCCCTTTTCTAATCCGGCGATAGCATCTCCAAGGATTGAGCGGGTCGGATTCCCCGAGCGACTATAATCAAAATCTCTGGGATTCTTGTGCCCGTCGAAAGAGTAATTAGTAGAAAGGTAGATTGGTGGTACGACCGCACCATACTGAGTATCAGACTCAATCCCTTGACGGACTGCAATTGTGGCTAACTTACGTTCGGTCATCTACATCTCCTAAACTATTTACTGAACATCATACTTCATTTCAATTGACACAAATAGATGTCTGGACGTCTAAATGTACCTAAGCTAAAAGCCATCGTCAACAACTTATAGCCATTTAGACGTCCAAACATATAGAAATCTATTTGCAATTGTCGCAAATAAGAGGCAATAATTTGACTGTACAAATTAAAGGGTTAAAATCTGCCCCGAATTTTGAATTTACAGGTGAGTCAATGACTGAGTGGAATGGCGATTATATCAGCCCATATGCTGAACACGGCAAGAAGAATGAACAGGTAAAGAAGATTACCGTGTCAATTCCCTTGAAAGTGCTTAAGGTTCTGACTGATGAGCGTACTCGTCGTCAGGTCAATAACCTGCGCCACGCAACTAACAGTGAACTCCTGTGTGAAGCATTCTTGCATGCCTATACCGGTCAGCCGTTGCCAAATGATGAAGATCTGTCTAAAGATAAACCTGACAGTATTCCGGCAGAGGTGAAACGCTTGATGGATGAGATGGGAATTGAGTGGGAAGATGTAGAGTAACCTTTACTCTTGTTCAGTCAATTTCAGGGATCGCTATGCGATCCCTGTTTGTTTCAGCCGCTCACGATTTCAGATAAATTATTCTTCAGCAACTAAACAGGATTAACCGAGAGAAGATGCAGTGCTTTCAATAATCGACCCAACCAGCTTACTCTTAGCCTCGATCATCATCTTCTTCGGTGCCCTCACCCAAAGCCTTATCGGTTTCGGTCTTGCTGTCGTGGCAACCCCCTTGCTCTATCTCGTCGATCCACAACTGGTGCCTGCTCCCGTTATTGTTATGGGGTTTTCTATCTCATTGCTGACACTCTTCAGAGAGCGTAGCTCTCTGGAATTTAACGGATTGCAATATGCTCTTCTCGGCCGTATTCCGGGCGGTTTTCTTGGGGCAGCTTTACTGATATTTGCCCCTCAGCCCGTTCTGGGGCTGGCAATAGCCGGAATCGTCGCCTCAGCCGTTATTCTCAGTCTGATGAAGTTCAACTTAAAGGTTAATCGAAAAAGTTTATTTGCCGCAGGATTCGTATCCGGAATATTCGGTAACATCGCCGCCATCGGCGGGCCGCCAATGGCAATATTGCTTTCGGGCAAAGATGCCAGCCAGTTTCGCGCCGCTCTATCGGCCTTCTTTATCTTTAGCTCTACGATCGCACTGGCGATCTTAGCCATAACCGGATTATTAACTATCGAACACCTATGGCTGTCACTGATGTTATTGCCTGGGGTGATATTAGGCTATCTGGTCTCGGGACGTCTGGTTGGCCATATCGATAAGAATAAAACCAAAAAAATGACCCTGCTACTCTGCTCGGTGAGTGCCTTACTGTTGACGATAAAGTCGATAGCAGAGCTTTAAAAATGATAAGAGGTTTTCAGTACACCGCCGATGGCGTCATCGCTGCTGACCATACCTGTGAAATCGAGAGAGAATACCTGGCCAAGTTCGACTCCGGTTCCCAATGAATAGACACTTGCCCTATTGTCCTTCATATCATGACGATAACCCAAACGCAGTGCCAACCAATCCGTCGCTCGCACCTCCCCTTTGAATCGCCAGTACTGGGTACCCACAGTTTCATCGAAACGTTTAATAGGGTTAAGGTCAATATCCGTCGTAAAAGTCAGACGATTCCAGTCATAGGCGACACCAGCCGCAAATTTGGGATCGACTCGATAGCTAAGCGTTTTGCCTTGAGACTCTACCGCCTCCAACTCTTTGCTTATCAGGTCTCGCCCGGACATGGCAACGACTAACCCCTCCACAGGCTCCATTGCAACACCGATATCCAGATTGAATGTGGTTTCATCACTTCGATAACTGGCATCATCTAACTCTCTAGGCTCAAAGCTATTGATAACCGCTTCATAATTATAGGTATCGATCTTTTGCAGTTTTGGAGAAACACCAACAGATATCGGCATATTTACAATTGAGAGGGGAAAACTTAGCGCAACACCAAAATCAGAAACGGCCCCTGCAACAAGAATACCTTTAGAATCGAGATCCATAAGCTCAGCTTCCTGCACCTTCAGAGCCTCCGACGACTCGAACGCCTCGATATCGATTGCATTAACACCAATGGCATCGGCATAAGTGTTGTAAAATACGTTCATCTGAACGCTTTCATTCACAGCCACGACCGAAAAATCCCCGTGCGCATCATAGGAGGCGCTAGCCCCCACCGTCGGCAGAGATAAGGCAGAATCATCAAATTTAAGGGAGTCTAATGCCAGCAGAGCCGGATTAATAAATAGAGGATTTTCACTACTCGATGGCAGGCTCCGAGCCCCTTCCATCGCAGGCACAAGATTGCCCCAAACTTCGTCACTCAGTTGCTCTGCAAACGATGACGAGAGAGGGGAAAGCAAGAGATAGCATAATGCCAGTTTGAACAGTTTCATCCATTCAGCCTTTTCGATTTTCATTTTTTATTGTAATTTGAGCTTCATCATTCTCAATTAAAGATAGTCGATGGATCGGAATAGTGTGCGGATAAAAAGTAGATTTTTTATTGATGACTTTTTGCTTATCTCGAAGAGTTACATCTCCAATATTCGGAACAAAAAAGCCCGAAACCATTCAGATTCCGGGCTAAAACAACACTTTGCAGATAAATTGTTTATGATGAACAACAGCTAGTAGATGTAACTTTGCCCCGCGTAAAGAATGAAGTGACGCAGTGCCAATACCCCGGTTAATCCTGAACAAGCCACCATCAACATGGCACCTTTAGTGTGCCGCGTCGCCGCAGGCATCAACATGGACAGCAGAGGAACACCGAAGCCGATACCCACGACTCCAATCCAAAATACCCCAGCCCACACACCTGTGGTGAGTGATGCCAGCGCCACTGCCGCTGCGCCGCCCTTGAAGTACAAGGCACAGAACAACATAAACAGGAACATGATCTCAGTCGCCATCACTGGTAGCTCTAGGGCATGCATACGGCTAAGCTCTTTATCATGACTATCGACCTTGAACATCAACAGGGCAACCACAGAGTTTGCCGCCGCACCAGCCGATAATCCCGAGACCAGGAAGAGCGCCGGCAGTACTGCCGTATTGAGCATAGGATAAGCATTCATCGCCGATATCAGGAAGCCTGTGTATGCCCCGACACCAACAGCCAGTACAAACAGCACCACTTCAATCGCCTTACGCCAGCCTGTTAGCATTTCAGCAACCGGGCTCAGGAAGCCGAGTCCCCATTTGGGTAACTCGTCTCGCAACACGATTAAACCATAGGCGATACCTAAGGGCGTGTAGACCAAAAGCGCCAGCACACCAAGCGCCATCACCGACTGGAAATTATAGTTGACCAGAATAACCCAGAAGTGGAAAGGCTTAGTCAAATCGAACACCAAACACGCCAGACCTAAGCTAATCGCCACCGGACCAATAATTGCCGCAGCCTTAAGGATCGGACTCTCCGTTAGCTTGTCTTTACTGTACCAGCGCATGCCTATGCCGATCAGCACACTACCGGCCGACAGGCCTGCCATAAACAGATAAACTGCGATGACCCAGTTCCATGTTACCGGATCGTATTGCGCCATATCTCCCCATATATTGTTCATGACTCTATCCCCCCTCTCTTAGTCGGAATACGATAGATCCTGGGCTTAGTGCCGAGGTGAATCTTATCCTGATAACTTGGCTTGGTGTTGAGTAACTTTGCAACCTCACTGTCGGGCTCGTTAGCATCGCCGAATGTCAAGGCATCGGTCGGACAAACAGTAACGCAGGCCGGTAACTCGCCACGAGCCAACCGAGTATCCTTACAGAAATTACACTTATCAGTTGCCTTAGTTTCCGGGTTGACGAAACGCACCTTGTAAGGACACGCCGCCACACAATACATACAGCCGACACACTTATCTTCCTTGATGGTAACGATACCATCCTCGCCAACATAGGCCGCGCCGGTCGGACAGACCTTGACACAAGGTGCATCTTCACACTGCTGACACGATACCCTGTGGTACTTAAAATGCAGGTTTGGCGCCTGCCCAAATGGTCCTTCAACCCTGACTTGCAATCGGGTCACCCCCTCTGGGGTTCCATTCTCACTGCGACACGCCACATTACAGGCCTGGCAGCCGATGCACTTGTTTTCATCGTGCACCATCACATAACGTTTATTCATAACTGCCTCCGATTAGACCTTTTCTACCTTGACACCAGTGGTGTGCAAGTTCATACCAACAACGGGAGCCGTACTATCCGGCAACAGGTTTCCGCAATGTAATCCTTTGCCAGACGCCCTGATTAACTCCTTGTTTTTGGAGCCAAACCCCATATAGGCAAACACGGTATCCTGACGGATCCCGGGAGTGACCATGGCATAACTGGTTTCACTGCCGACACTACTGGTCAGGCGAATCGCATCGCCATGACTGATCCCCAGTCGTCCAGCGGTTACCGGGTGGATCCAGACAGCATTGTCAGCCATAAGATTGGCAAGAATGGGCACATTGTGGGTCGCACCATTGGTATGTACTGCAACCTTACCCTGAATGAAGTAGAGTTCATCGGCTCGCTTAAGCGGTGCATCGCGGTAACGGATCACGCCACGTCCAGGAGCAAACTCCTCGACAGCCGCCGAGCTCAACTCAATCTTGCCGCTTGGTGTCTTAAACTTAAGTGCACTGGCATAAGTGCCATCATCATCGGCTTTTCTGGCATTGGCATAGGTGTCGATAAACTTGGCCACCATAGAGGGCTCACGCAACATCAATGGCTTACCATAGCTGACATAGCCCTTCTCCCTGATGTGCCTCAATGCCTTGTCATCCCGTTTCATCTGAGCCAGTTGCAAGGTCTCCATGTTCTCCCAGGGATAGAACTTGCTTAAGCCCAGCGCATCACCAACCTCCTTAAAAATCTGCCAGGAAGGCTTGGTATTACCTATGGTTTCTACCACACGTTGACGCACATAGTAGGCGGGATTCTTGCCGGATTTATCGGCAATCTCCTCATCACGTTCCAGATAAGTCGATTCAGGCAGAATAAGATCCGCATAAGCGGCGGTCTCACTGATATACACATCACAGACGGCAACAAACTCCATCTTTTTAAGCGCTTCCAGTACCTTAGCTCTATCCGTCATGGTCTGCATCGGGTTGGTACGGCTCATAACCCAACCGCGTAACTGATAGGGCTTAGCCTCCAGAGTAGCAGCGAGAATGCTCTGATAAACCCCACCATTTTTCCACACCATGGTGTACTGCTTATCCATCTGATCGATGCGCTTGGCCGTCGGCTTAGGCATGCCTTCCACGCCAGGCTTGGCTAACTTTGGCGCGACAGTTTCACCGGCAAACTTGTTATAGGTCTTGGCCTTCTTGCCCAGATATAGCCCTCCTTTACGCTCGATATTGCCGATAAGTACGTTGGCGGCAAAAATCGCCCGGCGCATATCAAACTCTTCGGTAGTGAATGTCGCTCTGTGTCCGAAATCAACCACGGCATGAGGGGCTGCGGCCGCTAGCTCATAGGCGATGCGGCGGATATCTTTCGCCTTCACATCGGTAATACCCTCGGCCCACTCAGGCGTATAAGCTTTCACCTCCCGGGCAAACTCTTCAAAACCGACCACATAGCGTTCAACGAAGGATTGGTCATACAGCTTGTCGGTGATCAGCACATGACACAGCGCCAGCGCCACCGCTACATCTGTTCCGGGACGCACTGCATGCCACTCATCGGCTTTATCGGCAACCACGGAGAAGCGGGGCTCGAACACCACCAGCTTGGCACCTCTTTCCGATTGCGCCTTCATCATGCCACGGGTCTCAGACATGTTGATGCCTTCATAGATATTGTGACCGAAGTTAATGATGTACTTAGAGTTGCCCAGATCCCGCTTCAGCTTAGTGCCAAACATGGATTTGGCGGCGATCACATAGGCTCCGGGGCAAAGCGAGCCATGGGTAAAGGTATTCGGACTGCCGAATGCCTTGGCCAGATGGAAGAAGTGACCGGAGAGCGAACCTTTCTTGGAGGAAAATGCCACAGCCTCCGGACCATGCTCACGCTTAATCCGGTTCAGGTTGGTAGCCATCATCTCATAGGCTTCATCCCAGCTAATCTCGGCCCACTTGCCTTCACCACGCTCACCGACACGCTTGAGTGGATTGACGATCCGTTGTGGATCATAGAGCAGGCTGTGGCCGGCACCACCTCTGGCACACACCTTGCCACCAAAGGATTTTGCCTCCTTATTACCCGTAATGAAGACATTCTTGCCATCGACCACACGCGCCGAAATCGGGCAGCGGGTAGAGCACATCTCACAGATACTGGCGACCTCCTTGCCCACTCCTTGAAGTGGTGCATTTTCCAATGCCGCTAAAGATCCCGGTAGCATAGTCGCCAGAGCGCATGTTGCGCTTCCCGCCCCAGCTCCCTTTAAAAAGTTCCGCCTATCGAGCTTAATCATGGTTACCTCCATCAACTTCCAGTGGAAGATGAAATCACTCACTGTTTAACACTGTTATTAGTTTGATGCCTCTACGCGGGCTTGATGCGCCAACTCAGAAGCTTGAGACTATTGTTATCCCTTACAAAACTCATGGGTATTGTGGTAAACCACATAGGCAAGGTGAGTGTGATCTGGTGCAGTGAAATCTCAGTTTTGCAAAATAGAAATGTGATATTTATCTAATGTACAGTTCAAACAGGGCAGAGATAGGGCAGAAAATGTGAGGAGAGATGAAATTATCGGGCCGAATAATGTGTCTACTCTTAAGTGTTGAACGATAAACACACAGACAGACGGTAATAGCAGCAGATAAAGTCAACGCGTGCCAACTCTTTTGAAAAGCACCGTCGGCTAGAGCTCACTAGTTAGTTCTCTATTTGAGGAGCCTTATGAAGACCAAAGAGCGGCCCTACCTCTATTACGACACTTGCATATCGTTATGCTCGACCTGCCTGGAACGCGTCGATGGCAAGATAGTGTTTGCCGATGGGGCCGTATGGATGCTGAAACGTTGTCCCGAACATGGTTTCGAGCAGGTAATGCTCGCCGACGACATCGAATACTATCGTCGTAGCCGGGAGATCTTCTTAAAAACTCCCGAACAGTGTCGCAGCTATAACACTAAGACCCAATGGGGCTGCCCTTATGACTGTGGGATCTGTCCCGATCACGAGCAACATGGCTGCACCGTGCTCGTCGAGGTCACCGATCACTGTAATCTGCGCTGTCCAACCTGTTATGCCAACAGCTCTCCCGAGCGACAGACGCATAGAGGTATGGAGCAGGTAAAGGCCATGCTGGACCTCGCCGTTAAAAATGAAGGTGAGCCCAATATCGTTCAGATCTCCGGTGGCGAACCCACCCTTCACCCCGACTTCTTCACCATTCTCGATGAGGCCAAGGAACGGCCGATTAAGCATCTGTTAGTAAATACTAATGGCCTGAAACTGGCTCAAAGCGAAGCGTTCGTTAAACGACTCGCCAGTTACGCCCCAGGCATAGAGGTCTACCTGCAGTTCGACTCTCTGGAGAATGATGCGCTGGAGATCATGCGAGCCTCACCGCTACAGCGCATCCACCAAAAGGCACTCGAACACCTTAACAGATACAATATCGCGACGACCTTAGTGGTCACCGTCAGGCGTGGCGTCAACGACCATCAACTCGGCGACATTATCGAGTTTGCCAAGCTTCAGGATTGCGTTCGAGGCATCACCTTTCAACCTGTACAGGTAGCGGGCAGACTGGAGAGATATGAGCAAGGTTATCAAGCCGATAGAGACAGGCTAACCCTCACCGAAGTGCGCCGTAACATACTGCAACAGAACTCGACCTTCTCACCGGAGGATATCATCCCAGTGCCCTGTCACGCCGACAGTATAGCCATGGCCTACGCACTTAAACTCGATGGCCAATTCACTCCCCTCACAGGACTTATCGACCCGAAAACATTAATCGAAGGTGGCACTAACACCATAAGTTACGAGCGCGACAGCCTGATAAAAAACAAGATATTCGAACTCTTCTCCACTCACCACTCTCCCGAGAGCCAGCCTCAAGCCCTTGCAGGCCTACTGACCTCTGGCAGCAAACAGAGCGACTGGAGCTCTTTGGGTTATGAGAATGTGTTTCGAATCGTGATCATGGAGTTTATCGATGCCTACTCTTTCGATCTTAGAAGCATTCGCAAAAGCTGCGTTCATATCGTCCATCCCGATGCCAAACGCGTCATCCCCTTCGATACCTTCAATATGCTCTATCGCGATGATCTGGAAGAGAGAGTCTTAAACCCTATCCGGGCTAAGCGCCCTAAGATGAAAGGTAGCATCTCTCAGTATTTTGAGCCTTAACAGGAAACCCAACAGATGACCTTCAGCATAGGTAAATTGATATTTTCACTCCTCTTGCTCAGTGGCTTTACTGTCGGGCTGTGGTTTTGGAATGCTCAGGCAAAAATAGAGCATATCGATGCGCCTCTGCCTGAGAGCTTCCCCACCCGGAGTTTCTCTCATCATACCTTTGAGCTACTTCTAAAACGCTTCGTCGATAAACGTGGTGATATCGATTATGAGGGGTGGAAGAAAACCCCTAATGCCCATTATGAACTTAAACAGTATCTTGCCGCTGTCGCTAAATTCAGCCCTGAAAATGCTCCAGAACGCTTTGCCAGCGAGCAAGATGCCCTCGCCTATTGGATCTACAGTTATAACGCTCTGGTGATCCACAGTATCCTAGAAAATTGGCCGCTAAGATCGGTCACCGATATCAAGGCGCCACTGGAGGTGATCAAAGGCTTAGGGTTTTTCTATAAACAACAATTCATCATCGGGGGGAAGGCATACAACCTCTATCATCTCGAGCAGCAGAAGATGGTGCACACCAAGGCCGATCCCAGGTTGCACTTCGTGCTCAACTGCGGCAGCGCCTCCTGCCCACCCATGCGACCAGAGTTGCCTGTCGGCGTTGACCTTGTGCCATTTCTGCAACAAGCGGCCATTGAATTTATCAATGATCCTAACAATGTTCGGGTCAACGCCAAGCGCCAACGTCTGGAACTGTCCAAGATTTTCAGCTGGTATATCGACGACTTTGCTGACGTTTCTCCTCTGACACTGGCGGCAAGGGCAGACAAGAAGCTGCCCACACCCGGTAAAGAGCTAGCCCTGATAAGTTACATTCAACAGTTTGCCGCTCCCCATCTCAATAAACAGATTGAACGGGCCAGCAGCCAGCCACTCGAATATATCGAATATGACTGGAGCCTCAACACCAGCCAGGGTGAGGATTCACCTCATACCGAACGAGAGGAGATTAGCAGATGAACTGCTGCACGGACCTCTATCAGCACCCATTGACCCATCACCTGCTTGGCGATAGCTTTCACCCCGGCGGCCTTGAGACCACACGCTCACTCGCGGCTCAGTGTCTGGTGAATCGCACCAGCAAGGTGCTCGATATCGCCACAGGCAGAGCCACATCCGCGGCCTTCCTGGTCAAACAATATGGCGCTCAGGTCCTGGGTTTAGATTTAGGTATGGATAATCTTCAAACGGCAAAACAGACCCATCACTCACTCACAAAACTTAACCTCATCACCGGTGATGCCATGCAGTTACCATTTCAGAATAACAGTCTGGATGTGGTGTTTTGTGAATGCGCCCTCTGCACCTTCGATAATCGCGACGCCGCGATGCAGGAGATCTACCGGGTGCTCAAACCCGGCGGGTTTATCGCAATATCAGACATATTCCTCAATCAGGCTCTGCCCATAGCGCTGGAAACGACACTCAATCGCTGGCTCTGTGTCGCTGGGGCACTCAGCCGTGAAACAAGCATCCAGAAAGCCGAACAAGCAGGCTTTAACCAGATCCATTTCGAAGATAGATCGGCAGGTATTTTAGCCAGCATAGATTCGATTAAGCTCAGGTTTGAGGTGCTGGAGAGTCTGACGCCTCTCAACCTGGAAGTTGTCGACTCACTCTCTCTCAAGGCAGAGGGTAGTATATACATTCGGAACTCGCTCAAGCAGTTAGCCAATTTCGTTGAAGCCGGGGGAGCGGGTTATTACACGATATCGGCAAGGAAATTGCCAAGGCGTGGCTAGGGAGAAAGAGTTCAACTTCTTTCAACCCCGGAATAGCCGGAATCATATCTGACTCCGGCAATAAATTAAGCTTACTTTTAATCCCTATCGGTATAAGACTTATTTCCTGGCATTGAATAGAGGGCTATCGCCTTTATCCTCTTCGGACCAGAAGTTGATATTGAACTGGGCATCATCGGACAGTTCGATACGGTGCCAGTATTGAGGCGGGCTGGTAGCAAAATTCCCGGCTTGAATAACCACTTTAACTTCGTGCTCCTGAGCATGCTCATCGGCAAAGCCAAAATAGGTCACCACTCCCTCCATGACGCACAGCTGACCAAATACCCCTTCGGCGGTATTATGATGGGACAACAATGCGGCCGGTACATTGGCCTTGGCAAAAAATGGCGTTGAACGCTGTATGGTCCAATTGGCCGGAATACGTAGATGACTCATAGTAACCTCTCTGTAATCTTTCTTAAGACGAATGTTAAATTCTGTTCAACTATAGATAGTGCATTGATATTCAATGTATTAAATCGTCGGCGGAAGCTCACGCAACAGCGAAAACGCCTGCTTCATATGACCGCCGGTCACGACGAAGCCAATCAGCTTTTTCTCCTCATCGAAGGCTCTGGCCGTCATCCCCTCACTGTTTGCATCCATCTGCCAATTGGCGTCGGCACGGCTCGTGTTGCCACTTAGCTGTATAGGCAGACGTGGCGTTTTCACCTTAACCATCATAGGCGGCAATGCCACATCGCTGGCCTGACCGAGTAAGGTTTTAGCCAGGGCATTGGCGCTCATCAATATCGGCTGCAGAAATGGCAGCAGATGCCCCTCTATTTCGGCGCAGTCTCCCAGGGCAAAAATATCCGCAGTCGAGGTTCGCAGCTGTCGATTCACCACTATGCCGCGATTGGTTTTAAGCGCGCTCTCAGCCGCCAGCTGAATATTGGGTTTTAGGCCCGCCGCACATACCACGGCATCGACACTGTACTCTTGCCCGTTTCTCAGCGTTACAGAGATAGCATCTCCGGCTTGTTGCAACCGCTCGACTTGCGTCCCCAACGCTATCTTCACCCCTTGATTGCCTAGAGATTGAAACAGTTGCGAAGAGATAAAGTCGGGTAGCAGGCCCGGAAGCAGAGCTTCGGCTCTGTCGGTTAATATCACGCGTCTATCGCTGCTGGCCAGATCCATAGCGATTTCGGTGCCGATAAGGCCGGCCCCGATCACCAACACAGACTTGGCACTCGCAAGCTCCGCCTGAGCACTCCGATACTCCTCCAAGCCATTAAGGGTGATTATTCGATCTGCCGCATCTCCATCTATGGGTGGCACGAAGGCCTTGGCCCCCGTCGCCAGCACCAGTTGCCCATAGGCGATCGATTCGCCACTGCAGAGCAAGGTCTTCTGCAACCTATCTATGCTCTCGACCCGGCTATGATGCAACAGGGTGATATCATAGCTACTGGCAAACTCATCGGCGGTCATCTTAATCAGATCTTTGGCCGACTGCCCCTTAGTAAACACATGACTCAGATCCGGTTTGGCATAGTCATCACCACTATCTGCGGTGATCACAGTAATAGCCTGTTGGCTATCTTGCCTGCGTATCGTCTTCACCAACTGATAGGAGGCGAAACCGCTGCCTATAATAACGATGGGCAGATTCATGCTGCGGCCTCTTTGGCAATAGGGTCAAACACTCCCTTA
This window harbors:
- the phsA gene encoding thiosulfate reductase PhsA; this translates as MIKLDRRNFLKGAGAGSATCALATMLPGSLAALENAPLQGVGKEVASICEMCSTRCPISARVVDGKNVFITGNKEAKSFGGKVCARGGAGHSLLYDPQRIVNPLKRVGERGEGKWAEISWDEAYEMMATNLNRIKREHGPEAVAFSSKKGSLSGHFFHLAKAFGSPNTFTHGSLCPGAYVIAAKSMFGTKLKRDLGNSKYIINFGHNIYEGINMSETRGMMKAQSERGAKLVVFEPRFSVVADKADEWHAVRPGTDVAVALALCHVLITDKLYDQSFVERYVVGFEEFAREVKAYTPEWAEGITDVKAKDIRRIAYELAAAAPHAVVDFGHRATFTTEEFDMRRAIFAANVLIGNIERKGGLYLGKKAKTYNKFAGETVAPKLAKPGVEGMPKPTAKRIDQMDKQYTMVWKNGGVYQSILAATLEAKPYQLRGWVMSRTNPMQTMTDRAKVLEALKKMEFVAVCDVYISETAAYADLILPESTYLERDEEIADKSGKNPAYYVRQRVVETIGNTKPSWQIFKEVGDALGLSKFYPWENMETLQLAQMKRDDKALRHIREKGYVSYGKPLMLREPSMVAKFIDTYANARKADDDGTYASALKFKTPSGKIELSSAAVEEFAPGRGVIRYRDAPLKRADELYFIQGKVAVHTNGATHNVPILANLMADNAVWIHPVTAGRLGISHGDAIRLTSSVGSETSYAMVTPGIRQDTVFAYMGFGSKNKELIRASGKGLHCGNLLPDSTAPVVGMNLHTTGVKVEKV
- a CDS encoding radical SAM protein; the protein is MKTKERPYLYYDTCISLCSTCLERVDGKIVFADGAVWMLKRCPEHGFEQVMLADDIEYYRRSREIFLKTPEQCRSYNTKTQWGCPYDCGICPDHEQHGCTVLVEVTDHCNLRCPTCYANSSPERQTHRGMEQVKAMLDLAVKNEGEPNIVQISGGEPTLHPDFFTILDEAKERPIKHLLVNTNGLKLAQSEAFVKRLASYAPGIEVYLQFDSLENDALEIMRASPLQRIHQKALEHLNRYNIATTLVVTVRRGVNDHQLGDIIEFAKLQDCVRGITFQPVQVAGRLERYEQGYQADRDRLTLTEVRRNILQQNSTFSPEDIIPVPCHADSIAMAYALKLDGQFTPLTGLIDPKTLIEGGTNTISYERDSLIKNKIFELFSTHHSPESQPQALAGLLTSGSKQSDWSSLGYENVFRIVIMEFIDAYSFDLRSIRKSCVHIVHPDAKRVIPFDTFNMLYRDDLEERVLNPIRAKRPKMKGSISQYFEP
- a CDS encoding DUF547 domain-containing protein → MTFSIGKLIFSLLLLSGFTVGLWFWNAQAKIEHIDAPLPESFPTRSFSHHTFELLLKRFVDKRGDIDYEGWKKTPNAHYELKQYLAAVAKFSPENAPERFASEQDALAYWIYSYNALVIHSILENWPLRSVTDIKAPLEVIKGLGFFYKQQFIIGGKAYNLYHLEQQKMVHTKADPRLHFVLNCGSASCPPMRPELPVGVDLVPFLQQAAIEFINDPNNVRVNAKRQRLELSKIFSWYIDDFADVSPLTLAARADKKLPTPGKELALISYIQQFAAPHLNKQIERASSQPLEYIEYDWSLNTSQGEDSPHTEREEISR
- a CDS encoding methyltransferase domain-containing protein is translated as MNCCTDLYQHPLTHHLLGDSFHPGGLETTRSLAAQCLVNRTSKVLDIATGRATSAAFLVKQYGAQVLGLDLGMDNLQTAKQTHHSLTKLNLITGDAMQLPFQNNSLDVVFCECALCTFDNRDAAMQEIYRVLKPGGFIAISDIFLNQALPIALETTLNRWLCVAGALSRETSIQKAEQAGFNQIHFEDRSAGILASIDSIKLRFEVLESLTPLNLEVVDSLSLKAEGSIYIRNSLKQLANFVEAGGAGYYTISARKLPRRG
- a CDS encoding DUF1971 domain-containing protein, producing MSHLRIPANWTIQRSTPFFAKANVPAALLSHHNTAEGVFGQLCVMEGVVTYFGFADEHAQEHEVKVVIQAGNFATSPPQYWHRIELSDDAQFNINFWSEEDKGDSPLFNARK